One window from the genome of Gemmatimonadaceae bacterium encodes:
- a CDS encoding GntR family transcriptional regulator, translating into MGSAADAPHGSRPEQVYARLRDLIVQGLLAPGSRIVETEIASRLGVSRTPVREALQRLQQEGYVMGSPGAQQSRLTVAPLTRDDVYELLNIVGALEGLGARGAAALPQTERRDLVRQLRALNAEFHRSGKAMPVDHGALYDADEHFHRRIVEASSGPRLLALHEAVKPQAERYIRMYISMLTSDIRASVYEHDIITTAIEEGRADDAELAVAVNWRHAADRLSKVIAMAGERGAW; encoded by the coding sequence ATGGGAAGCGCCGCCGACGCTCCGCACGGCTCTCGCCCGGAGCAGGTGTACGCGCGCTTGCGCGATCTGATCGTGCAAGGGTTGCTGGCGCCGGGGAGCCGCATCGTCGAGACGGAGATCGCGAGCCGCCTGGGTGTGAGTCGCACGCCGGTGCGCGAAGCGTTGCAGCGGTTGCAGCAGGAAGGCTACGTCATGGGTTCGCCGGGCGCGCAGCAGTCGCGCCTCACGGTGGCTCCGCTCACGCGCGACGACGTGTACGAGCTGCTGAACATTGTGGGAGCGCTCGAAGGGCTTGGCGCGCGCGGTGCAGCGGCGCTGCCGCAGACGGAGCGGCGCGACCTGGTTCGCCAGCTTCGGGCCCTGAACGCGGAGTTTCATCGCTCGGGCAAGGCGATGCCGGTGGATCACGGCGCGCTGTACGACGCCGACGAGCATTTTCATCGTCGCATCGTGGAAGCCTCGTCGGGGCCGCGGCTGCTCGCGCTGCACGAGGCGGTGAAACCGCAGGCGGAGCGTTACATCCGCATGTACATCAGCATGCTGACGAGCGACATTCGCGCGTCGGTGTACGAGCACGACATCATCACGACGGCGATCGAGGAAGGGCGCGCGGACGACGCGGAGCTGGCGGTCGCCGTGAACTGGCGCCATGCCGCCGATCGCTTGAGCAAGGTGATCGCGATGGCGGGCGAGCGGGGCGCCTGGTAA
- a CDS encoding tetratricopeptide repeat protein — protein sequence MRVHLFAGMAATALATALATALAGAAHAQCSPAVQKLVTDHKFDEARAEVRTLLAKNDKDDAALHCMGITYMEQDDSKHAEDWFEKAVAANDKSSAHHLWLGNSIGDQAQHASKFKQPFMARRVKSEFERAVELDPTSVDARTGLIQFYSMAPGFMGGSMDKAKEQAREIEKTSLWRGHREMGSLLEHDKDIAGAEKEFQASVAAAPDSGAPYNALAGFFRRQKRWDDALATYENLLKHRPDLVTAHLAMASVLNSAGQDPARMERETRVWLAAPPADASKLNFSAAHYFLGQVAEKQGKRDVAKAEYQQSLTFNPGNNDAKKALDNVK from the coding sequence GTTCAGAAGCTCGTGACCGATCACAAGTTCGATGAGGCGCGCGCGGAGGTTCGGACCCTGCTCGCGAAAAATGACAAGGACGATGCGGCGCTGCATTGTATGGGAATCACATACATGGAGCAGGACGACTCCAAGCACGCCGAAGACTGGTTCGAGAAAGCCGTCGCGGCGAACGACAAGAGCTCGGCCCATCACCTGTGGCTCGGCAACTCGATCGGCGATCAGGCGCAGCACGCGAGCAAATTCAAACAACCATTCATGGCCCGGCGCGTGAAGAGCGAATTCGAGCGCGCGGTGGAGCTGGATCCGACGTCCGTCGACGCGCGCACGGGCCTGATTCAGTTCTACTCGATGGCCCCGGGATTCATGGGCGGCAGCATGGACAAGGCCAAGGAACAGGCGCGCGAGATCGAAAAGACGAGCCTCTGGCGCGGCCACCGCGAAATGGGCTCGCTCCTCGAGCACGACAAGGACATCGCCGGCGCGGAGAAGGAATTCCAGGCATCCGTCGCGGCCGCGCCGGACAGCGGCGCCCCCTACAATGCGCTCGCCGGGTTCTTCCGCCGCCAGAAGCGATGGGACGACGCGCTCGCGACCTATGAGAATTTGTTAAAGCATCGGCCCGATCTCGTCACGGCGCATCTCGCGATGGCGTCGGTGCTGAACAGCGCCGGTCAGGATCCCGCGCGCATGGAGCGCGAGACGCGCGTCTGGCTCGCCGCGCCGCCCGCCGACGCGTCAAAGCTCAATTTCAGCGCGGCGCACTATTTCCTGGGCCAGGTCGCCGAGAAACAGGGAAAGCGCGACGTCGCCAAGGCGGAGTATCAGCAGTCGCTGACGTTCAATCCCGGCAACAACGACGCGAAGAAAGCGCTCGACAACGTGAAGTAG